The Chryseobacterium sp. LJ668 genome segment GATACAAGCTTTGAGGGGACCTAATATCTGGAGCATTAGAAGAAAGAAGCTGATACAAATGCGTTTGGATCTTGAAGAGATGGAGAATTATCCAACCAATAAAATCGAAGGTTTTCGTGAACGAATAGAAAAGCTGATCCCATCATTGATTACGCACAGGTGTTCTGAAGGTACACATGGTGGCTTTTTCCATCGTGTAGAAACAGGAACATGGATGGGACATGTGATAGAGCATATTGCTTTAGAAATTCAGACATTGGCAGGTATGGAAACCGGCTTTGGAAGAACCCGCGAAACACGAACACCCGGAGTATATAATGTAGTTTTTGATTATATTGAAGAAAATACAGGTATTTATGCTGCCGAACAAGCCGTAGAAATAGCTAATGCATTAATAGAAGGTACTGAATATGATATTGTTGCCTGTATCCAAAGGTTAAAAGAAATAAGGGAACGTGTACGTTTGGGTCCTTCTACAGGAAGTATCGTTCAGGAAGCGGTATCCAGAAAAATTCCCTGGATAAGACTTGGTAGCAATTCATTGGTTCAGCTCGGCTATGGTGTTAATCAGCAGAGATTTCAGGCAACCATTACCGGAAAGACGAGCTCTATCGCGGTAGACATTGCATGCAATAAAGAACTGACTAAGAGAATGCTGCATGATGCAGCAATTCCTGTTCCTACAGGTGATGTAATTACTGATGAAGAGCAGCTTCGAAGTGTAATTGACAAAATAGGCTATCCTATTGTAACCAAACCTTTAGACGGTAATCATGGAAAAGGTTCTTCAATTAATGTAAATGATTGGGAAGCTGCAAAAATTGGTTTGGAGCACGCTCAGAAATATTCCAATAAAGTAATTGTTGAGAAATATATTACCGGGTATGATTTCAGAGTTTTGGTCATAAACAATAAAATGGTTGCTGCGGCACGGAGAGTTCCGGCCCATGTTGTAGGTGACGGCGAAATGAATATTCAACAACTGATTGATAAAGAAAATAAAGACACTAGAAGAGGATACGGACATGAAAATGTACTTACCGAAATCGCAGTAGATAAAGATACTACAGAATTACTTGATAAACTTCAATATACTTTAGAAACTGTTCCTCAAAAGGGAGAAGTCGTTTATCTAAAATCCACAGCCAATCTTTCAACAGGGGGTACTTCCATTGATGTTACCGATATGGTACATCCGGAAAATATCACGATGGCAGAAAGAATTTCTAAAATCATCGGTTTAGATGTTTGCGGAATTGATATTATGGCCGAAAACCTTACCCAGCCTCTAAAGGAAAGCGGCGGAGCAATTATTGAAGTAAATGCTGCACCGGGTTTCAGAATGCATCTTGCACCTAGCGAAGGCCTTCCGAGAAACGTCGCAGCACCGGTTGTAGATATGTTATATCCTCAGGGGAAACCATTCACAATTCCTATTATTGCGGTTACGGGAACAAATGGGAAGACGACTACCACAAGACTAATATCGCACATTGTTAAAAATAATGGGTACAGAGTTGGTTTTACTACATCAGACGGTATTTACATTCAAAATACAATGCTGACGAAAGGCGATACCACCGGACCGGTCTCTGCAGAATTTATATTAAAGGATCCAACGGTAGAATTTGCCGTACTTGAAACTGCAAGAGGCGGAATTCTTCGTTCAGGATTAGGTTTTTCTCAGTGTGACATCGGAGTTTTGACCAATATCAAAGAAGATCACTTAGGTTTGAATGACATCCATAATCTAAAAGATTTAACCAAGGTAAAAAGGGTAGTACTCGACAGCGTAAAGAAAAACGGCTGGAGTGTTCTGAATGCCCAAGATGAATATTCTATGAGAATCATCAATGATTTACCGAGCAATGTTGCTATTTTTAGTTTAGACGAAAACAATGAGTACATCAAGAAGTTTGCTAAAGAAGGAAAAATTACCTGCGTTTATGAAGAAGGTTTTGTAACCATCAAAAAAGGCGATTGGAAAATAAGAATCGGAAAAGCCAAAGACTTCCCGATTACAATGGAAGGAAAGGCGAAATTCATGATTGATAATGTATTGGCAGCGAGTTTAGCTTGTTATCTTCAAGGTTTCGGAATTGAGGATATTTCAAATTCATTAAGAACATTCATTCCGAGTGCACAGCTTACACCGGGCAGACTGAATATTTTTAAATTTAAAAACTTCAAGGTTTTAATAGATTTTGCGCACAATCCTGCCGGATATGAAGCTATTGAAGATTATCTTAAAAATGTAGAATCAACCAAAAAAATAGGTATTATTTCAGGAGTGGGCGACCGTAGAGATGAAGACATCACATTGTGCGGACAAATCGCCGGAAGAATGTTTGATTATATTATTATCCGAAACGAAAAACATCTTCGTGGAAGAAAAGAAGAAGAAATCAACGGTTTGATTATCGACGGAATACAAAAATCCGGAAGAGATGTCAGCTATGAAATTATTCCGAAGGAAATTGAAGCCTTAAAGCATGCGATGAGCATGGCTGAAGAAGGCACATTCATTACCGCTTTAAGCGATGTTATTTCAAATGCTATTGATCTCGTACAGGAATATCAGGCAAGAGAGTTGCTAGAAGATGGTAAAGTTTAATTAAAATTTGCTTAAAATTATCGGCGGGCTTCGAAGAAGCCCGCCGATAATCACTATTTTACAAAACCTCAGAAGTTCTGAGGTTTTTATGTTTTGCTTTCATTTAATCTGCAAAAAAAGCATTGGAACTCCCAATCCAGATCGCATCTTTTTTATTAAAATCCACATTTACCATAGCAGCTTTAGTCATTCGTCCTAAATTTTCAAGGAGAATAGGCCGCTCATCCTGATCTCTCCAAATATACAACAAGCGTATTTCCGCCTTTGAAAATTCACCGTTGATATCTTCAAAAACCGGTTCGTAAGTAACTTTTCGCTGTAGGATATAATTTTCTTTATCCTCGATTTCATCAGTAATTTCTTTTGTCGGATTTAGATTGACCCCGCTTCCTGCAAATGAAAACAAAGGTTTCAGGACAAAATTTTCTAAGCTTTCATGATCTGGAAATTCGTGTAGAAAATAACTTTTCGGAACAAACTGATGTTTCAGCATGGGCAAAAGAAACTTAGAAATTTTAAAAAACCAGTTCGGATGCGTAACCCATTGTACGTCTGCCTCTTCACGGAAATCAAATTCAAGCTGAAGATCCGGAATTCGATCTAATTCATCAAAAATAACCCGGTTATAAATTCTTTTAATCTGAATCTCTCTCCCGTCATTTTCATAAAACAATTTATTACCTTTTTTCTTCACTTTCGTAAGACAAACTGTTTTTATTCCCAATAGTTTTTCCGTTAAGGCAAAATCTATTGCTGTTTTTTGTTTCTCCGGAAATATTTCTAGCAAAATTACATTCTCAGAGTCTTCATTACCAACAATCAACTCCTTCATATAGTTTTCAAACTCTTCATGAGGCATTTTGTTTTTAATTTCATTTAAGAAAGGATAAATTTCGCAAAATGTTTCTTCAAAAACTTTTTGAAATGCGTAAAGCGAAGGAAAGGCCTGCAATTCTATCAATTGCGGTTCAATTTCTCCGTTCTCACTTCTGCATATCCCAAAATCGATGGTGAAAAAATGAGGTTGAGCAGTATCATTCGGGACTTTACAATTTTCCGGAATGGCTTTTTCTAGAGTGCCTGAAGGTAAAGCTTTGATTTGATCGATAATGCTTTCGCTTGCATCAATCAATTTATTTTTAAAGTCATTGGTAAGAAACATCGGGCTTTCAGACAATCTGAATGCGGGTTCGATGCCACTTTTTTCCTTTAGAGTTTGTTTAAACTGCTGATATTTTTCCTGGGTAAATTCCTGATTAAATTGTTCTCGGTATTTTGAAATCATATTTCTTTTCTTTGTGATTTTAAAAAATCGAGCAGTTGTGCTCGATTTTTTGTATTAATAGTTATTATTTACATTAAGCCAAAGCCTTAATTTCTCTCAAGATGTTTTTTTTTGCAAAACTCAAAAATCTGGGCAAAATCTGAGCTTGTGTAAGAACGATTTTATCATCATCATTCATTCTGTCTAATGTTTCAAGATATTTCTCTGTTCCGAAATTCTCTATCATGGCATTTTTGTTCTTTTCGTCTTTCAGATTTTCAATCATCCCTGCAGGATTGGCTTCAGGATGAAACTGTGTTCCGAAAATTTCTTCGGAAAAACGAATAGCCATAATTGCTCTTTCCAGATTAATATGCGGACGGAATTTTTCAATTGCAACAACCTTCATTCCCAACTCATTAAATCTAGGATAATCGGGCTCAATAAATTGATAAGCCCTTGAATCTACTGCATAAAAAGGATCGGGCAAGTTTTTTAATAAGAATTCTTGCTCACCTTCTTCAGTTTTGTGCACAGGCATTACACCAAAAGAATAAGATTTTCTTTTACATATATTTCCTAATTTCCAATGTATGCTTGCCAGCTGAAAAGAATGACAAATTAAAAACAGGTATTTTTTTGAATCATTTTCCTTGTTGTAATAATATACTGAATCTAAAAAATCGGCAAATTTCTGTTCCCAATCATGTCCTTCCCTGTGAGGATTTCCGGGACCTCCTGATGAAATAAATATATCAAAATCTTCAATATTCGGCATTTCATTTTTATATCTTACATCAAAAACCTGAATGCTGATATTCTCTTCAGATTGTTGCCGGAAAGCCTCAGAAATTTCTTTGATATTTTTAAATCCTTGATTGACATGGTTATTATTCATGTCTAGCAAAGCAATTCTTACATCTTTCATAACTTCATAATTTATGCAAAGTTATTAAAAATATTACGAAGCATTTTCGCTATGCGTAATACCATATTCTGTTTCAGAGATCATGTAATCAACGACTTTCTTCAGATCTCCCGTTTCTTCAAAGACTTTAAGTTGTCGGTCTGCACCTGTTCCGTTTTCTAGAATCGTCCATGCATATTCGACCTCTTTTCTACATCCTAAATCGTCTACAACATCATCTATAAATTCTAGTAATTCTTTCAACAAATCCGCATAAGGAACAGATTCTTCTTTTCCAAAATCGATCAATTGAGAGTGAATTCCGTCTCTTGAAGCACGCCATTTATTTTCATTCAACAATAATCTTCTGTAGCTTCTGAAACTTAAATTCTGCTGGTGCAATTTGTAAATTTTTGCTACCAAGCTTTGCATGATTGCAGCCAGACAAACTGTTTCTTCAATTCGTAAAGGCATATCACAAATCCTGAATTCGATAGTGGGGTAGAACGGATGAACACGCAGATCCCACCAGATTTTTTTCGCATTATCGATCGTTCCTGTTTTTACCAAAAGATCAACATAGCTGTCAAACTCTGCCAAAGAATTGAAATAGCTAGGAATTCCTGTTCGCGGAAATTTAACAAAAATCTCCTGTCTGTATGATCTGAAACCTGTGTTTCTACCAATCCAGAAAGGTGAATTTACGGAAAGCGCATAAACGTGCGGTAAAAAATATCGCATTACATTCTGAATTCTTACTCCTTCCTCACGGTTTGGAATCCCGATGTGAACATGCAGACCAAAAATAAGATTTCCACGGGCCACATCGCCCATGTCATCTACAATTTTGTTGTAACGCTCGCCATTGGTGATAGTATTGTGTTCCCAATTTGAAAAAGGGTGCGTTCCGCCACCGGATACACGAAGTCCTTGTTCATGCGCAGTATTAATGAGGTGTCTCCTCAGATTCGTCAGCTCAGTCTGAGCTTCCTGAATGTTTTGGCAGATTCCGGTCTCCATTTCAATCATTGATTCGTGCATTTCGTGCTTTAAGTTTTCACTTAAAACCGCCTTTCCTCCTTCAATGATTTTTGAAACATGTGAAACCAAATCTCTGCTTTCCAAATCGATGATCTGATATTCTTCTTCAATGCCAATAGTAAACTGATGCATTTTTTTTCTGTGTTTTATTTAAATTATTTTACTGAATTTTTTACGAAAGTTCCCCAAGAGATATTCTGTTTTCCAGGAACATATTCTTTTGCTTTTTCGATAGCCAATTTTGCAGAATGTTCTACAATCCACGCAAAGTTTTCTTCACCAACGGAGTTTCTGTCAGCATCAGGTGCAGGATTACAGAAATCAATAGCATACGGAATACCATCTCTTACCGCAAATTCTACGGTATTGAAATCATATCCTAAAGCTTCATTCATTTTGATGGTGTAATCATGAATGACTTTCAGCAATTTTTCTAAATCTTTTCCTTCTGTCTGATGTGTAGTAGCATATCTCAAATGATGCGGATTTCTTGGTTCGTACGGCATAATGTGAACATATTTTTTACCTAAGCAATACACCCTGTAATAATCCTGGAAAACAATTTCTTCCTGTACCATCATGACCAATTGCTCTGTCTCTCCCAGTTTTTCCCAAAGATCTTCTGCATTTTCAACCCGGTAAACGCTTTTCCAGCCTCCACCATCATGAGGTTTCATATAAGCGGGGAAACCAACATAATTAAAAATGTAATCCCAGTCATGCGGGAACTTCAGGTTTCTGAATGATGTTTCTGAAGTATCTGTCGGTCTTTCATATGATGGAAGCAAAACAGTATTCGGCAGTGGAATTCCTAGTTTAGACATTAATGCATTATTGAAAAATTTTTCATCAGCACTCCACCAAAATGGGTTGTTGATAACGTAAGTTCCATTCAATGCAGCGTTTTTTAAATATGCTCTGTAAAATGGAACATCCTGAGAAATTCTGTCAATAATAACGGCATAACCGTAATCTGCACCTTGTTCCAATTTGTCGATTGTTACTGCTTCGGCAACGATTTCTCCTTTACCAAGTTCGTTTACTTTATCAATAAATGCCCACGGAAACGTATCTTCCATACCGAATAGAATTCCTACTTTTTTTGCCATAATTTGTTGTTTAATGTTTATTTTGTTATTTGAGTTGTTTCTAATTAAGAGAAAAAGGTCCCTATAAAATCAGGGAATGCCATTCTCCAGAGTGGCCAATCATGATTGATCCATTTTTTTTCATCATACCAGAAATCGATTCCTTTGGAGCGGAGAATTCCTGCCATCTCTACATTTTTATCTCTACAGATATCTTCATCTGAAGTGCTCAGAACAATGTGCATATGTTTGTATTTCCATGCCTGATCATCTTTTACAAATTCTCTCGGACAGTTAAAATAAACCAATTCATCGGAATAACCGTCCATAAAATTTCTGATGCTGAATGCCCCCGAAAGACTGAATAGATGAGAAACTACATCTGGAAATCTAAATGCAAAATTGGCTGCATGATATCCTCCGAAGCTCGCTCCGGCAACTGCAACACGATGGGTTTGATGCATTTTCTGAATGTACGGTACAAATTCCTGAATAAGAAACTGTACATATTTTTCATAGTTTCTTATTCTCTGTTGTGGTGAAATTTTATCATCATAAAAACTCCATGCATCAATCGTCTGAATATTGTATAATTTCACTTTTCCCTGCTCAACAAACCAATTGATGCTGCTGTTCAAATGAAAGTCATGATTTTGAGTGTATTGTCCCTGAGAAGTCGGAAACATGATAATAGGATAACCAAAATGTCCGGTAACTTCAACTTTGAGACTTGTTCCTAATATATGTGAGTAATAATCTGTGTGTTCTATATGTGGCATGTACTGTTTTAGTTTTATATTTAAATTTAAGCGAAATCATCTGAAATTAATTACTTCCAAATTAATAAGTTTCTGGATTCAATTAATTTAATGATAATTAATCATTATGCAGTCGGTTTTTCTTTCGGTGGAATAATATTGAGTAAATGTGCATGTATTTTTTCAGCAGCACGATCAAGTCTTTCAACTACTTTTTCAGAATCGTTTGATTTGTACACAATTCCTACATGATAATCTATCGGAAGGAATTTCACGACTTCTTCACATTCAAACTGGTTGTAATCGGGTTCTTTATCTTTAATCAAAGCTACAATCAATCCAGAATAATATCCTGTAGGTTTAGAAACTTCGTAGTTTTTGCCTCTCAAAAGTGCATCTTCAATTTTCGCCCATTCGCGCCAGATATTAATATTGCTCGAAGCTTCCACTAAATCTGGAATATGTGCACCGCCAACTCGTGACGAAGTTTCAAGAAAATACCATTTTCCGTCTTCTTTTCCGCGGATAAATTCTGTATGTGTAGCGCCGTTGAGCAGACCAAAATTCTTCAAAACTCTTGTATTGGCTTCGTCCAACGCTTTAAATTCGTCTGAATATCTTCCCAAAGTTTTGGTTCTAAATACTCCACCTTCATGAGAAACTTCCATGGGTGGTGCTAAATATTTTGATGCGGAAGTGAATACGATTTCTTTATTAAATGTCAAACTGTCAACGTGATAAACATCTCCGGGTTTGAAGCTTTCTAAAAGAAATAAGTGACGTTCTTCACCAAGTTTTTCCAATGCTTCCCAAAGCGCTTCTTTAGTCTTTAGTTTTTTAATTCCGGATGCAGATGCTTCGGATCTTGGCTTAAGAACCCATGGAGCAGAAATTTTATTGGTGAAATTCTCAACTTCCTGATCATTAAATACTGCAGTAAATTCAGGTACATTAATTCCTGAATCTTTTGCTTTCTGGCGCATTGCGAGTTTGTCTCTGAAGTAACGATGTGTAGTCTGTCCCATTCCGGGAATACGGAATGTTTCACGAATTAAAGCCGCTTTTTCTACATCATAATCATCTAATGCAATGACGGCATCAACTTTTCGAGTTTTCATCAAATGTGAAAATCCCTGAACGAGGTGATCTAAATTCCAGACAGACGGTTTCATTTCGGGCATATAGAAAACCTCGTCAATGGCCTCCCAAGGCCAATTTTTTTCTTTAAGATTTTCCGATGTTATTAATATAATTTTATTTCCGAGTTTCTTCATCTCTTCCATAAAATCGTAACCTTTGTAATAGCACGAAATGCAAACAATAGTTTTCTCCTCCATATAATGTTTTTTAATTTTTGATGAATTTTCAAAAATAAAAGCTATTTTTTATTGATGTTTTAATGTTAAAAATCAATAATCGATGCGTATTTGAAAAATCACTAATCAATTATACAGAGATTTTTTGAAATAAACTAATTTTTAATGATAATTTTCAATTAAATCAGCCAATAGTTGAACGCCATAGCCGGTTGCTGCCTTATCTTTAGCATATCCTACATTTCCGAAGGCAACTCCGGCAATATCCAGATGTGCCCAATTGCTGTGGTCTTCAATGAATTCTTCCAAAAATTTTGCTGCGATAATGCAGTCACCTATGGGTTTCATTGAAATGTTTTTAAAATCAGCCACATCAGATTGAAAATCATCTTTCCAGATATCCCACAGAGGCAGATTCCACAATCTCTGATTGGTTTTATCACCTATTTTGATTAAAAGATTCTTTAAATTTTCATTATTAGAAAATAGGGCACCACAAGTGTCACCAAACATCCTTACCGAACTTCCTGTAAGTGTGGCCAAATCAATCAGAACATCAGTTTTGTAGTTTTTAGAAAGGTAAGAAAGTCCGTCTGCTAAAGTCATTCTGCCTTCGGCATCAGTATTCAGAACCTCTATTGTTTTCCCATTATATGCTGTAATGACATCACTTGGCAAATACGCGTTTTCAGATACGGCATTGTCGGTAATAGGCAAAATTGCAGTGATATTTACAGGCAATTTCATCTGTGAAGCATAAATTAAAGCTCCGATTACAGCAGTTGCGCCACCCATATCAGATTTCATATAGTGCATATTGTCTGATGCTTTGATGGAAATTCCGCCGGTGTCAAACAGAACACATTTTCCGACCAATCCGAAAGTTTTTGCATTTTTGACAGTCGTTTTGTATTCTAAAATGGTAAAAGCCGCATCATAAGCGCTTCCCTGATTGACAGATAGGAAAGCCCCTAG includes the following:
- a CDS encoding ATP-grasp domain-containing protein, which produces MEEKTIVCISCYYKGYDFMEEMKKLGNKIILITSENLKEKNWPWEAIDEVFYMPEMKPSVWNLDHLVQGFSHLMKTRKVDAVIALDDYDVEKAALIRETFRIPGMGQTTHRYFRDKLAMRQKAKDSGINVPEFTAVFNDQEVENFTNKISAPWVLKPRSEASASGIKKLKTKEALWEALEKLGEERHLFLLESFKPGDVYHVDSLTFNKEIVFTSASKYLAPPMEVSHEGGVFRTKTLGRYSDEFKALDEANTRVLKNFGLLNGATHTEFIRGKEDGKWYFLETSSRVGGAHIPDLVEASSNINIWREWAKIEDALLRGKNYEVSKPTGYYSGLIVALIKDKEPDYNQFECEEVVKFLPIDYHVGIVYKSNDSEKVVERLDRAAEKIHAHLLNIIPPKEKPTA
- a CDS encoding M17 family metallopeptidase, with the protein product MKLLNKRNKNYTQVFELFTEESWTKNYKNYNKNISLLFSGKKNEIFVEAKEETITYFIGLGKSDLQNFEFQQVAVKFSQAHKKNFLAVPTLLLADFINEKQFEEFVKGLVLGTYYYPFEKSHIFWSDKFECHFGNLSQKKLDVISNRADAICEGQTACQDWLNKPANLKRPNAVNAYLKNLAKKNQLKYTVFNRKKCHELGLGAFLSVNQGSAYDAAFTILEYKTTVKNAKTFGLVGKCVLFDTGGISIKASDNMHYMKSDMGGATAVIGALIYASQMKLPVNITAILPITDNAVSENAYLPSDVITAYNGKTIEVLNTDAEGRMTLADGLSYLSKNYKTDVLIDLATLTGSSVRMFGDTCGALFSNNENLKNLLIKIGDKTNQRLWNLPLWDIWKDDFQSDVADFKNISMKPIGDCIIAAKFLEEFIEDHSNWAHLDIAGVAFGNVGYAKDKAATGYGVQLLADLIENYH
- a CDS encoding ATP-grasp domain-containing protein translates to MAKKVGILFGMEDTFPWAFIDKVNELGKGEIVAEAVTIDKLEQGADYGYAVIIDRISQDVPFYRAYLKNAALNGTYVINNPFWWSADEKFFNNALMSKLGIPLPNTVLLPSYERPTDTSETSFRNLKFPHDWDYIFNYVGFPAYMKPHDGGGWKSVYRVENAEDLWEKLGETEQLVMMVQEEIVFQDYYRVYCLGKKYVHIMPYEPRNPHHLRYATTHQTEGKDLEKLLKVIHDYTIKMNEALGYDFNTVEFAVRDGIPYAIDFCNPAPDADRNSVGEENFAWIVEHSAKLAIEKAKEYVPGKQNISWGTFVKNSVK
- a CDS encoding alpha/beta hydrolase-fold protein; its protein translation is MPHIEHTDYYSHILGTSLKVEVTGHFGYPIIMFPTSQGQYTQNHDFHLNSSINWFVEQGKVKLYNIQTIDAWSFYDDKISPQQRIRNYEKYVQFLIQEFVPYIQKMHQTHRVAVAGASFGGYHAANFAFRFPDVVSHLFSLSGAFSIRNFMDGYSDELVYFNCPREFVKDDQAWKYKHMHIVLSTSDEDICRDKNVEMAGILRSKGIDFWYDEKKWINHDWPLWRMAFPDFIGTFFS
- a CDS encoding type 1 glutamine amidotransferase, which codes for MKDVRIALLDMNNNHVNQGFKNIKEISEAFRQQSEENISIQVFDVRYKNEMPNIEDFDIFISSGGPGNPHREGHDWEQKFADFLDSVYYYNKENDSKKYLFLICHSFQLASIHWKLGNICKRKSYSFGVMPVHKTEEGEQEFLLKNLPDPFYAVDSRAYQFIEPDYPRFNELGMKVVAIEKFRPHINLERAIMAIRFSEEIFGTQFHPEANPAGMIENLKDEKNKNAMIENFGTEKYLETLDRMNDDDKIVLTQAQILPRFLSFAKKNILREIKALA
- a CDS encoding carboxylate-amine ligase: MHQFTIGIEEEYQIIDLESRDLVSHVSKIIEGGKAVLSENLKHEMHESMIEMETGICQNIQEAQTELTNLRRHLINTAHEQGLRVSGGGTHPFSNWEHNTITNGERYNKIVDDMGDVARGNLIFGLHVHIGIPNREEGVRIQNVMRYFLPHVYALSVNSPFWIGRNTGFRSYRQEIFVKFPRTGIPSYFNSLAEFDSYVDLLVKTGTIDNAKKIWWDLRVHPFYPTIEFRICDMPLRIEETVCLAAIMQSLVAKIYKLHQQNLSFRSYRRLLLNENKWRASRDGIHSQLIDFGKEESVPYADLLKELLEFIDDVVDDLGCRKEVEYAWTILENGTGADRQLKVFEETGDLKKVVDYMISETEYGITHSENAS
- the cphA gene encoding cyanophycin synthetase translates to MKIEKIQALRGPNIWSIRRKKLIQMRLDLEEMENYPTNKIEGFRERIEKLIPSLITHRCSEGTHGGFFHRVETGTWMGHVIEHIALEIQTLAGMETGFGRTRETRTPGVYNVVFDYIEENTGIYAAEQAVEIANALIEGTEYDIVACIQRLKEIRERVRLGPSTGSIVQEAVSRKIPWIRLGSNSLVQLGYGVNQQRFQATITGKTSSIAVDIACNKELTKRMLHDAAIPVPTGDVITDEEQLRSVIDKIGYPIVTKPLDGNHGKGSSINVNDWEAAKIGLEHAQKYSNKVIVEKYITGYDFRVLVINNKMVAAARRVPAHVVGDGEMNIQQLIDKENKDTRRGYGHENVLTEIAVDKDTTELLDKLQYTLETVPQKGEVVYLKSTANLSTGGTSIDVTDMVHPENITMAERISKIIGLDVCGIDIMAENLTQPLKESGGAIIEVNAAPGFRMHLAPSEGLPRNVAAPVVDMLYPQGKPFTIPIIAVTGTNGKTTTTRLISHIVKNNGYRVGFTTSDGIYIQNTMLTKGDTTGPVSAEFILKDPTVEFAVLETARGGILRSGLGFSQCDIGVLTNIKEDHLGLNDIHNLKDLTKVKRVVLDSVKKNGWSVLNAQDEYSMRIINDLPSNVAIFSLDENNEYIKKFAKEGKITCVYEEGFVTIKKGDWKIRIGKAKDFPITMEGKAKFMIDNVLAASLACYLQGFGIEDISNSLRTFIPSAQLTPGRLNIFKFKNFKVLIDFAHNPAGYEAIEDYLKNVESTKKIGIISGVGDRRDEDITLCGQIAGRMFDYIIIRNEKHLRGRKEEEINGLIIDGIQKSGRDVSYEIIPKEIEALKHAMSMAEEGTFITALSDVISNAIDLVQEYQARELLEDGKV